A genomic segment from Spongiibacter sp. IMCC21906 encodes:
- a CDS encoding HAD-IB family hydrolase, with translation MSNIDDLLQSIAKTPKGPKTLAVFDFDGTIISGYSPLFTLKEQFSRGDIDKKTLWNIILQLAAHRSGLIDDHSLMELGAGLLKGEPEAHFESLCDDIYRKHLFRRIYPEMRKLIAAHQQRGHHVVIASSSPRQILTASAKELGVDTILSSTYIAEEGVFNGEVAMPVCWGYGKRLAVERLAEQTGASLKKAFFYSDSDDDLPLLESVGNPVPVNPNHGLQNAAAEAGWATFTFSSRRSGWSEVLRSLGLYSSLFSSYVAAKTVARLAKDETEGRRFMVASFTNTICAITGIKIELKGAQYLHDYKPRVVIFNHQSQADGLIVMKLLGEHFAAIGKDAFGKRNPLSNAYSYVGIIPIDRSDGKSAIESMKPLIDAIKKEGRSVAIAPEGTRSTSVLPGPFKKGAFHLALDAGVEILPVVFHNSADVQAKGDLLFHPATVRVEILPPVSTANWQRADLDTHIQDVRQRFIDTINKGQSNLLETTAL, from the coding sequence ATGTCTAATATCGACGACTTACTCCAATCAATTGCAAAAACCCCCAAAGGGCCAAAAACACTCGCCGTTTTTGATTTTGACGGCACAATCATCTCCGGTTACTCCCCCTTGTTCACGTTAAAAGAACAGTTTTCTCGCGGCGACATCGACAAAAAAACCTTGTGGAACATCATCTTACAACTAGCCGCCCACCGCTCAGGTTTGATTGATGACCACAGTTTAATGGAGCTTGGAGCGGGCTTATTAAAAGGCGAGCCAGAAGCACACTTTGAGTCCCTCTGCGACGATATTTACCGTAAGCACCTGTTCCGACGAATTTATCCGGAAATGCGCAAATTAATTGCCGCCCATCAACAACGCGGCCATCATGTGGTTATTGCCTCATCTTCTCCCCGACAAATTCTCACCGCCTCTGCCAAAGAGCTGGGCGTAGACACCATTCTTAGCTCCACCTACATCGCCGAAGAAGGCGTCTTTAACGGCGAAGTCGCTATGCCCGTCTGCTGGGGTTATGGTAAACGTCTGGCGGTGGAGCGACTCGCAGAACAAACCGGTGCCAGTCTGAAAAAAGCCTTTTTTTACAGCGACAGCGACGATGACCTGCCGTTATTAGAAAGCGTCGGCAATCCGGTCCCGGTCAACCCCAACCACGGCCTGCAAAACGCCGCAGCGGAAGCGGGCTGGGCAACATTTACATTTTCAAGTCGACGCTCAGGCTGGTCCGAAGTCCTCCGCAGCCTGGGTTTATACAGCTCATTATTTAGTAGCTATGTCGCAGCCAAAACTGTTGCCCGCCTCGCCAAAGATGAGACCGAGGGTCGGCGCTTTATGGTGGCCAGTTTCACCAACACCATTTGCGCCATAACTGGCATTAAAATCGAATTGAAGGGCGCTCAATATCTCCACGACTACAAGCCGCGAGTGGTGATTTTTAATCACCAAAGTCAGGCCGATGGCTTGATTGTCATGAAGCTCTTGGGCGAGCATTTTGCCGCCATTGGCAAAGATGCTTTTGGCAAACGCAACCCTCTTTCTAACGCTTACAGCTACGTCGGTATCATCCCTATTGATCGCAGTGACGGCAAAAGTGCCATCGAGAGCATGAAGCCATTAATAGACGCTATCAAAAAAGAAGGCCGCAGCGTGGCGATTGCCCCAGAAGGCACACGTAGCACATCGGTATTGCCCGGCCCCTTTAAGAAAGGCGCTTTTCACCTGGCCTTAGATGCCGGTGTCGAAATTCTACCCGTGGTATTTCACAATAGCGCAGACGTGCAGGCCAAAGGTGACCTGCTGTTTCACCCCGCTACCGTGCGGGTAGAAATACTGCCGCCAGTGAGCACGGCCAATTGGCAACGCGCCGATCTTGACACCCATATTCAAGATGTTAGACAACGTTTTATCGACACGATAAACAAAGGGCAAAGCAATTTGCTGGAAACCACGGCACTGTAA
- a CDS encoding SDR family NAD(P)-dependent oxidoreductase encodes MKGLTGKVAIVTGGASGIGEAIVLRLAEEGCKVALFDINLEAAQGVAKKAEDAGFAGSVSPYVTDITSLDAVEASVDKTESELGPIWMLVNNAGWDKPAPFLSTGPDLWQKIVSLNLMGPINLHAAVCKRMAERKEGRVINVASDAGRVGTSNEAVYSACKGGTIAFTKSMARELARNNVLVNAVCPGPTDTPAMAAVVGTGPEAEKWKESMARGIPLRRMAQASDYPGLIAFLGTEDASYMTGQAISISGGLTMS; translated from the coding sequence TTGAAAGGTTTGACCGGAAAAGTAGCCATCGTAACAGGTGGTGCCAGCGGCATTGGCGAGGCCATTGTCCTTCGCTTGGCAGAAGAGGGCTGCAAAGTAGCGCTTTTTGATATTAACCTTGAAGCCGCCCAAGGCGTTGCTAAAAAGGCTGAAGACGCAGGGTTTGCAGGCTCAGTTTCTCCTTATGTTACTGACATTACTAGCCTGGATGCTGTAGAAGCCTCTGTTGATAAGACAGAATCAGAGCTTGGTCCTATCTGGATGTTGGTAAACAATGCAGGTTGGGATAAGCCAGCGCCTTTCTTGAGCACAGGTCCTGATCTTTGGCAGAAAATTGTAAGCCTGAACTTGATGGGCCCTATTAACCTGCACGCTGCTGTTTGCAAGCGTATGGCAGAGCGCAAAGAAGGCCGTGTTATCAACGTTGCTTCTGATGCTGGTCGTGTTGGTACAAGCAACGAAGCCGTTTACTCAGCATGTAAAGGCGGCACTATCGCATTTACCAAATCTATGGCTCGTGAGCTGGCGCGTAACAACGTGCTGGTTAATGCTGTTTGTCCCGGACCTACCGACACTCCTGCAATGGCAGCGGTAGTGGGTACTGGCCCAGAAGCTGAAAAATGGAAAGAATCTATGGCTCGCGGTATTCCGCTGCGTCGTATGGCCCAAGCTTCTGATTACCCCGGTTTGATTGCTTTCTTGGGTACAGAAGATGCTTCTTACATGACTGGCCAGGCGATTTCTATCTCCGGCGGTCTGACTATGAGCTAA
- a CDS encoding enoyl-CoA hydratase-related protein — MFASTPYEDITYENRNGAAWITIDRPKVYNAFRGQTIEELIHAFLTAASDKEVGVVVLTGAGEKAFCTGGDQSNHDGDYDGRGVVGLPIDELQSAIRDIPKPVIAAVNGYAIGGGHVLATLCDMTIAADTAQMGQVGPKVGSVDAGWGTAYLSRIVGEKKAREIWYMCKRYTAQEMCDMGLVNKVVPAAELEAEVTSWCETMMQHSPTAMALAKRSFNADSESIRGVSMLSLNAVKMYYDTDESQEGVNAFNEKRKPDFRKFVK; from the coding sequence ATGTTTGCTTCAACTCCATACGAAGATATCACTTACGAAAATCGCAATGGTGCCGCTTGGATTACCATTGATCGCCCAAAGGTTTACAACGCTTTTCGTGGCCAGACTATTGAAGAGCTTATCCACGCTTTTCTGACAGCAGCCAGCGACAAAGAAGTGGGTGTTGTTGTGTTAACCGGTGCTGGTGAGAAAGCATTTTGTACTGGTGGTGATCAGTCGAACCACGATGGCGATTACGATGGTCGTGGTGTTGTTGGTTTGCCTATTGATGAACTGCAGTCTGCTATTCGTGATATTCCCAAGCCTGTTATTGCAGCAGTCAATGGTTATGCAATCGGCGGTGGCCACGTACTGGCAACGCTGTGCGATATGACGATTGCTGCTGATACCGCTCAAATGGGACAAGTAGGCCCTAAAGTTGGCTCTGTTGATGCAGGCTGGGGTACGGCTTACCTGTCACGCATTGTCGGTGAGAAGAAAGCTCGTGAAATCTGGTATATGTGTAAGCGTTACACTGCCCAGGAAATGTGCGATATGGGTCTGGTCAACAAGGTAGTACCTGCTGCTGAGCTAGAGGCAGAGGTCACTAGCTGGTGCGAGACAATGATGCAGCACAGCCCAACGGCAATGGCACTGGCCAAGCGTTCTTTCAATGCGGATAGCGAGTCTATTCGTGGTGTAAGCATGCTGTCGTTGAATGCGGTGAAAATGTACTACGACACTGATGAGTCTCAAGAAGGTGTTAATGCGTTCAACGAGAAGCGCAAGCCTGACTTCCGCAAATTTGTAAAATAA
- a CDS encoding AraC family transcriptional regulator, with amino-acid sequence MNLVRSGALTGFKPLVAQLGANPIRLIQDAGLSDAQFRSPNTYISYIKMALLLEKAALQCTTPLFGLILGSHNSPGVLGDLPTTVSHEATVSRALAELSRHIYLVARGVHITQSTLGKNTLVQLSFDFKSPLGTAQLLQLSVAHLANIASRLMGVDRFSLSLHLQQPLPTLDHTHNCSFYNATHFNSSFDGLLVPATTLEKKPVIDEAAIQYHFHERLRDLQALHPNGLPSQVRAIMSQLLAAGECRIEAIAANLDMHPRMLQIKLKAEQTSYQTLLKETRQAIAEESLINGKMPITDLALHLGFADIAVFSRSFKSWTGYSPRAWRNAFSSQT; translated from the coding sequence ATGAACCTAGTCAGAAGCGGTGCCCTCACTGGATTTAAGCCCTTGGTAGCCCAATTAGGCGCAAATCCAATTCGACTGATCCAGGATGCGGGCCTTAGTGACGCTCAGTTTCGTAGCCCAAACACCTATATTTCGTATATCAAAATGGCTCTACTATTGGAAAAAGCGGCCCTCCAATGTACAACGCCATTATTTGGTTTAATACTGGGCAGCCATAATTCACCTGGTGTGCTTGGAGACCTGCCCACAACGGTCTCCCACGAAGCGACCGTCAGTCGAGCTCTAGCCGAGCTGAGTCGTCATATTTATCTAGTCGCCCGAGGGGTACACATTACCCAATCTACTTTGGGTAAAAATACCCTCGTCCAATTAAGCTTTGATTTTAAAAGCCCTCTTGGCACTGCCCAGCTGCTGCAACTGTCTGTGGCGCATTTAGCCAATATTGCCTCCAGGCTAATGGGGGTTGATCGCTTTTCCCTGTCATTGCACCTGCAACAACCCCTGCCAACACTGGACCACACTCACAACTGCAGCTTTTATAATGCGACCCATTTCAACAGCAGCTTCGATGGCTTACTCGTCCCAGCCACCACGCTAGAAAAAAAACCGGTTATTGATGAAGCCGCTATTCAGTATCACTTCCACGAACGTCTCAGGGACCTCCAAGCCTTGCACCCCAACGGCTTACCCAGCCAAGTAAGGGCGATTATGTCTCAACTGCTTGCAGCGGGAGAGTGTCGTATTGAGGCGATTGCCGCCAACCTGGATATGCACCCCAGAATGCTGCAAATCAAATTAAAGGCCGAACAAACCAGCTACCAAACCCTGCTCAAAGAAACCCGCCAAGCCATCGCTGAAGAAAGTCTCATCAACGGTAAGATGCCCATTACAGATTTGGCACTACATTTAGGATTTGCGGATATTGCAGTGTTTAGTCGAAGTTTTAAAAGCTGGACCGGCTATTCACCCAGAGCTTGGCGCAACGCTTTTTCGAGCCAAACATAG